From a region of the Thermosipho melanesiensis BI429 genome:
- a CDS encoding adenine phosphoribosyltransferase, which translates to MELKKFIRDIPDFPEKGIIFRDITPLLKNPEAFNFAIDQLVNKLKEIEFNTIVAPEARGFIFGGALAYKLGKGLVPVRKPGKLPYKVISEKYSLEYGEAELQMHIDAISQGEKVIIFDDVLATGGTALALKKLVEKAGGEVVSMAFLIELTYLNPRKLLSKENIISLITY; encoded by the coding sequence TTGGAATTAAAAAAATTTATAAGAGATATCCCAGATTTTCCAGAAAAAGGGATTATATTTAGAGACATAACACCACTGTTAAAAAACCCTGAAGCTTTTAATTTTGCAATTGATCAATTAGTAAACAAACTCAAAGAAATAGAATTCAATACTATCGTTGCACCAGAAGCAAGAGGCTTTATCTTTGGTGGAGCTCTAGCGTACAAATTGGGAAAAGGACTTGTCCCGGTTAGAAAACCCGGTAAATTACCTTACAAAGTAATATCTGAAAAATACTCTTTGGAATATGGTGAGGCAGAACTTCAAATGCATATAGATGCAATTTCCCAAGGTGAAAAAGTAATAATTTTTGATGATGTACTTGCAACTGGGGGAACTGCACTTGCTTTAAAAAAACTTGTCGAGAAAGCTGGTGGAGAGGTTGTCTCTATGGCATTCTTAATAGAATTGACTTATCTTAATCCTCGAAAGCTTCTTTCAAAAGAAAACATTATTTCTCTTATTACATATTAA
- a CDS encoding glucose-6-phosphate isomerase, whose translation MLKFDFTNLFSDAIVNGISINDIKKYDEIIKNITKKIDDNKPGFLEIIFSRKWIDSVLDLKDFIFDFDNLVVLGIGGSALGNIALQNTLRPFNWNYLSKDERDGKLRIFVIDNVDPDFVASILDTIDVHKTLFNVISKSGTTAEAMSNYLIARGILENYGLNPKKHLIFTTDPEKGVLRKIANEDGIKTLEIPQNVGGRFSVLTPVGLLSAYAAGINIESLYDGAKNAYSKLSNPLMKNPAALIALTHYLYYNKGRNIAVMMAYSNKLYYLADWYRQLWAESLGKKFDKSGNEIKVGQTPVKALGAVDQHSQVQLYNEGPDDKIITFLKVEKFERDIKIPSVHNNEEALSYLQGNKLSALLNNELKGTENAILEHGKPSMKITFPQINELHVGEFFMTYELATTIAGELFNVNPFDQPGVELGKKITYALMGRKGFEEYKITKNGERIEI comes from the coding sequence ATGTTGAAATTTGATTTCACTAATTTATTTAGTGACGCGATTGTTAATGGAATATCAATTAACGATATAAAAAAATACGATGAAATTATTAAAAATATTACTAAAAAAATTGATGATAACAAGCCTGGATTTTTAGAAATAATATTCTCCAGAAAATGGATTGATTCAGTTTTGGACTTAAAAGATTTCATTTTCGATTTTGATAATTTAGTTGTTTTAGGAATTGGTGGCTCTGCATTGGGAAATATAGCACTTCAAAATACCTTAAGACCTTTTAACTGGAATTATCTTTCAAAAGACGAAAGAGATGGAAAATTAAGAATATTTGTAATAGACAATGTAGATCCAGATTTTGTCGCTTCCATTCTCGACACTATAGATGTTCACAAAACGCTTTTCAATGTCATATCAAAATCTGGTACTACTGCTGAAGCAATGTCAAACTACTTGATAGCACGTGGTATTCTAGAAAACTATGGCCTAAATCCAAAAAAACATTTGATTTTTACAACTGATCCAGAAAAAGGAGTATTAAGAAAAATCGCCAATGAAGATGGTATAAAAACATTAGAAATACCACAAAATGTTGGAGGAAGATTTAGTGTTTTAACTCCTGTTGGACTTTTGTCAGCTTATGCTGCTGGAATTAATATAGAATCTTTATACGATGGTGCAAAAAATGCATATTCTAAACTCTCAAATCCGTTAATGAAAAATCCTGCAGCATTGATTGCTTTAACACATTATTTGTACTATAATAAAGGAAGAAACATAGCCGTTATGATGGCATATTCAAATAAACTTTATTATCTTGCCGATTGGTACAGACAACTTTGGGCGGAAAGTTTGGGAAAAAAATTTGATAAATCAGGTAATGAAATAAAAGTTGGGCAGACACCTGTCAAGGCATTAGGTGCAGTAGATCAACATTCACAGGTTCAACTATACAATGAAGGACCAGATGATAAAATAATTACCTTCTTAAAAGTTGAAAAATTTGAAAGAGACATTAAAATACCCAGTGTACATAATAACGAAGAAGCTCTATCTTATCTACAAGGCAATAAACTTTCAGCTCTCTTAAACAATGAATTAAAAGGAACGGAAAATGCTATATTAGAACATGGAAAACCATCTATGAAAATCACGTTTCCTCAAATTAATGAATTGCATGTTGGTGAATTTTTCATGACATATGAACTTGCAACTACAATTGCAGGAGAATTATTTAATGTAAATCCTTTTGACCAACCAGGAGTTGAACTTGGAAAAAAGATAACTTACGCGTTAATGGGAAGAAAAGGATTTGAGGAGTATAAAATAACTAAAAATGGAGAAAGGATAGAAATATAA
- the coaE gene encoding dephospho-CoA kinase (Dephospho-CoA kinase (CoaE) performs the final step in coenzyme A biosynthesis.) has protein sequence MKFIICVTGKIGTGKTTVSTFFKNKGFKYINMDEIGKKVFYEKINKIKNLFGTENRKEIAKIVFDNPSELKKLEETLHPDMLKYLYERTKDEGTYIVEAAIKRRLGIKSDLTITVSCSKKIIYERLQNRGLKKELIEKILEIQSDIIDEGIIIRNDASLEVLSENLEKIYKILEKTIK, from the coding sequence TTGAAATTTATAATTTGTGTTACAGGTAAAATTGGAACAGGGAAAACTACTGTTTCAACGTTTTTCAAAAACAAAGGCTTTAAATATATAAATATGGATGAAATAGGTAAGAAAGTATTTTACGAAAAGATAAACAAGATAAAAAATTTGTTTGGAACGGAAAATAGAAAAGAAATAGCCAAAATAGTATTTGATAATCCTTCAGAGCTCAAAAAGTTAGAAGAAACCCTACATCCAGACATGCTAAAATACTTGTATGAAAGAACTAAAGATGAAGGAACATACATTGTAGAAGCTGCAATAAAAAGGAGATTAGGAATAAAATCTGATCTTACAATTACAGTAAGTTGTTCTAAAAAAATTATTTATGAAAGATTACAAAATAGAGGATTAAAAAAAGAACTTATTGAAAAAATATTAGAGATTCAAAGTGATATTATTGATGAGGGCATAATAATTAGAAATGATGCTTCTTTAGAAGTACTAAGCGAAAATCTTGAGAAAATATACAAAATACTTGAAAAAACCATAAAATAA
- a CDS encoding Rqc2 family fibronectin-binding protein, whose protein sequence is MPYDGFVMRRFIDYARKRLIGSYIKNFYFQKNVIYIAFQDVDLKISLNPSYSYITFEKRNISNVVKHHFVDFLRSRVKGGRLKDIITFGFERTVKFVVEKVDEIGIAHEYEMYVDIMGKHSNMILVENGVILDAYRRVKNRFRNIYPGEIFVFYKSDKINPYNVSNIKNIEKLYLEVQGFSKITVRELIYRMQFLDFHKALKSILRDFEKGCLYVFYQNNVPIEISAFPLNHINAIKKKYCKELENAISDFFGFVERNNILKQLKKNLENIIVKNVVKIENTLEKINRELQEIKDYEHYRKYGELLKAYFYQIPIGTKEVELFDWENNENIIVPLDPNKDAIENASSYFKKYNKLKTKLKGLLNRKKYLEKELNYLYQLWYTLEEVDDLNEVEDIKSEMEDVGILKVRKRRKNNVKSEPIKVSFKNHSIYIGKNNKQNDELVRNSSDEDIWLHVSGMPGAHVIIKHAGREITNDVIEYAASLAAGYSKGKNSGKVLVDYTKAKNVRKVKGLKPGMVLYYNYRTIIVNPRRIDDV, encoded by the coding sequence ATGCCTTACGATGGTTTTGTAATGAGAAGATTTATCGATTATGCCAGAAAAAGGCTTATTGGTTCTTATATAAAAAATTTTTATTTTCAAAAAAATGTTATATATATTGCTTTTCAGGATGTTGATTTGAAAATTTCATTAAACCCGAGTTATTCATATATTACTTTTGAAAAGAGAAATATTTCCAATGTGGTTAAACATCATTTTGTTGATTTTTTAAGAAGTAGGGTAAAGGGTGGAAGGTTAAAAGATATAATTACTTTTGGTTTTGAAAGAACTGTGAAATTTGTTGTGGAAAAGGTTGATGAAATTGGGATAGCTCATGAATACGAAATGTATGTTGATATAATGGGAAAACATTCTAATATGATTTTAGTGGAAAACGGTGTGATTTTAGATGCATATAGACGTGTGAAAAATCGATTTAGAAATATATATCCAGGTGAAATTTTTGTATTTTATAAATCGGATAAGATTAATCCTTACAATGTTAGTAATATAAAAAATATTGAAAAACTTTATTTAGAAGTGCAAGGTTTTTCAAAAATAACAGTTAGAGAGTTAATTTATAGAATGCAATTTTTGGATTTTCATAAAGCATTAAAAAGTATTTTGAGAGACTTTGAAAAAGGTTGTTTATATGTTTTTTATCAAAATAATGTTCCTATTGAAATTTCTGCCTTCCCTCTTAATCATATAAATGCAATTAAAAAAAAGTATTGTAAGGAATTAGAGAATGCAATTAGTGATTTTTTTGGATTTGTTGAGAGAAATAATATATTAAAACAGTTAAAGAAAAATTTGGAAAATATAATAGTTAAGAATGTTGTGAAAATTGAAAATACACTTGAAAAGATAAATAGAGAATTGCAAGAAATAAAAGATTATGAGCATTATAGAAAATATGGGGAGCTTTTAAAGGCTTATTTTTATCAAATCCCCATTGGAACTAAAGAAGTTGAATTATTTGATTGGGAAAATAATGAAAATATAATTGTTCCATTGGATCCTAATAAAGATGCAATTGAGAATGCAAGTAGTTATTTTAAAAAGTATAATAAATTGAAAACAAAATTGAAAGGACTTTTAAATAGAAAAAAGTATTTGGAAAAAGAGTTGAATTATCTTTATCAATTATGGTATACGTTGGAGGAAGTAGATGACCTCAATGAAGTTGAAGATATAAAGTCTGAGATGGAAGATGTAGGAATATTAAAAGTTAGAAAACGAAGAAAAAATAACGTAAAATCAGAACCTATAAAAGTTAGTTTTAAAAATCATTCTATTTATATAGGAAAAAACAACAAACAAAATGATGAATTAGTTAGAAATAGTTCAGATGAGGATATTTGGCTTCATGTTAGTGGTATGCCAGGAGCTCATGTGATTATAAAGCATGCAGGAAGGGAAATAACAAATGATGTAATTGAATACGCAGCTTCTTTAGCTGCGGGTTATAGTAAAGGAAAGAATTCTGGAAAGGTTCTAGTTGATTATACAAAAGCAAAAAATGTAAGAAAAGTAAAGGGATTAAAACCAGGAATGGTTTTATATTATAACTATAGAACCATAATTGTAAATCCTAGGAGGATAGATGATGTTTAG
- the uvrB gene encoding excinuclease ABC subunit UvrB, with protein MFRVISDFKPSGDQPKAIKKLVEGLKKGYKVQTLLGVTGSGKTFTMAKIVEQINKPTLVISPNKTLAAQLYSEFKSFFPENKVEFFVSYYDYYQPEAYIPTKDLYIEKNADINEIISRMRISAIKSILTRKDVIVVASVSAIYNCGDPNDFSNLNYRVEIGQKLKIGEFLTHLAKIGYERKEEIDSKGTFRLKGDTIEIFPSYQDDGIKIELFGDEVDEIFLFDPLNRSVIERLDKVIIYPTREFITSEEKILRAVKTIKEELEEQLVYFRKKGKILEAERLKQRTLNDLELLTALGYCTGIENYSRHFDGREPGEPPYSLLDYFGNDYLIFIDESHITIPQLRAMYRGDYSRKKNLVEYGFRLPCAFDNRPLRFEEFWNKIDKVIFVSATPGEFEIKNSQQIVEQIIRPTGLVDPEVEVRPTKNQVDDLVGEILKVRKRNERALVTVLTKKTAERLSEYLVELGIKALYLHSELDTIERVEVLKKLRRGDIEVVVGVNLLREGLDLPEVSLVAILDSDTEGFLRSETTLVQIIGRVARNQNGRVIMYADRITPAMKRAIEETNRRRKLQMKYNERNNIKPKTIIKPLDEEIFKQFMDNENELKEELESIFMLKESLTVEEYVAVLEEEMYKAASELRYEDAARLRDELFMLKEKLKSYNK; from the coding sequence ATGTTTAGAGTAATTTCAGATTTTAAGCCTTCTGGAGATCAACCAAAAGCAATAAAAAAATTAGTTGAAGGTTTAAAGAAGGGATATAAAGTTCAAACATTATTGGGAGTAACGGGAAGTGGTAAGACATTTACCATGGCAAAGATTGTTGAACAAATAAATAAGCCGACTTTAGTTATTTCCCCAAATAAAACTTTAGCTGCCCAACTTTATTCTGAATTTAAAAGTTTTTTCCCAGAAAACAAAGTTGAATTTTTTGTCAGTTATTATGACTATTATCAGCCAGAAGCTTATATACCAACTAAAGATCTATACATTGAGAAAAATGCCGATATTAACGAGATTATTTCTCGAATGAGAATTAGTGCTATAAAGTCGATACTTACTAGAAAAGATGTTATTGTTGTTGCTAGTGTCTCTGCAATATATAATTGTGGTGATCCAAATGATTTTAGCAATTTAAATTATAGAGTGGAAATTGGCCAAAAACTGAAAATAGGAGAGTTTTTAACACATCTTGCAAAAATAGGTTATGAAAGAAAAGAAGAGATAGATTCAAAGGGAACTTTTAGGTTAAAAGGAGATACCATAGAAATTTTTCCAAGTTATCAGGATGATGGGATAAAGATTGAACTTTTTGGTGATGAGGTAGATGAAATTTTTTTATTTGATCCTTTGAATAGAAGCGTAATAGAACGTTTAGATAAGGTAATTATTTATCCTACCAGAGAATTTATAACCTCTGAAGAAAAGATATTAAGAGCTGTTAAAACAATAAAAGAAGAATTAGAAGAACAGTTGGTGTATTTTAGAAAAAAAGGGAAGATTCTTGAAGCTGAACGCTTAAAACAAAGAACATTAAATGATTTAGAACTTTTAACTGCCCTTGGATATTGCACAGGAATTGAAAACTACTCAAGACATTTTGATGGTAGGGAACCTGGTGAACCTCCATACAGTCTTTTAGATTATTTTGGAAATGATTATTTAATTTTTATAGATGAATCTCATATAACAATCCCACAGCTTAGAGCTATGTATAGGGGAGATTATTCTAGAAAGAAAAATTTAGTAGAATATGGTTTTAGATTACCTTGTGCATTTGATAATAGACCGTTAAGGTTTGAAGAGTTTTGGAATAAGATTGATAAGGTTATTTTTGTTTCAGCGACACCTGGAGAGTTTGAAATAAAAAACTCGCAACAAATTGTGGAGCAAATTATCAGACCAACCGGTTTGGTTGATCCAGAGGTAGAGGTAAGACCAACTAAGAACCAAGTAGATGATCTTGTTGGGGAAATTTTAAAAGTTAGAAAAAGAAATGAAAGAGCTTTAGTAACTGTATTGACAAAAAAAACTGCGGAAAGACTTTCGGAGTATTTGGTTGAACTCGGGATTAAAGCTTTGTATCTACATTCAGAATTGGATACTATAGAGAGGGTAGAAGTTTTGAAAAAACTTAGACGTGGTGATATTGAGGTAGTGGTAGGAGTGAATTTACTTAGGGAAGGTTTAGATTTGCCAGAAGTTTCATTAGTTGCAATTTTAGATTCTGATACGGAAGGATTTTTAAGAAGTGAGACCACTTTAGTTCAGATTATAGGGCGTGTTGCAAGAAATCAAAATGGAAGGGTAATAATGTATGCTGATAGGATAACTCCAGCTATGAAACGAGCAATTGAAGAAACTAATAGAAGAAGAAAATTACAAATGAAATATAATGAAAGAAATAATATAAAACCAAAAACTATTATTAAACCACTTGATGAAGAGATATTCAAACAATTTATGGATAATGAAAATGAGTTAAAGGAAGAACTTGAAAGTATATTTATGTTAAAAGAATCGTTAACGGTGGAAGAGTATGTTGCAGTATTGGAAGAAGAAATGTACAAAGCGGCATCAGAATTAAGGTATGAAGATGCAGCACGTTTAAGGGATGAGTTATTTATGTTGAAAGAGAAGTTAAAGAGTTATAATAAATAG
- a CDS encoding pyrimidine-nucleoside phosphorylase, with amino-acid sequence MRAYDIILKKRNGEILTKDEIEYMIMGYVDGNIPDYQMAAFLMAIFFKHLNNEERANLTEIMAKSGDMLNLSKIEGKKVDKHSTGGVGDKTTLVVAPIVASLGIPVAKMSGRALGHTGGTIDKLESIPGFRTSLTLDEFFKNVNKYKIAVVGQTANLAPADKKIYALRDATATVDEVSLIASSIMSKKLAGGADAFVLDVKVGSGAFMKDIDSAKELATAMVEIAKSHKKEAVAVLTNMDEPLGTFAGNSLEVLEAINTLKGNGDKKFVELCLTLSAWMCYLAGKDSYEKCHKLAYDSLKHGNALEKFKEFVIAQGGDKNVIENPEKVLPISNKYIEFKAKNDGYISKINTEKVGIACNYLGAGRKKKEDNIDHSVGLEFFKKIGDKVSKGETIVKLYISENSAAEIALELLDEAYIISDEETKKLNIILDIVK; translated from the coding sequence ATGAGAGCATATGATATTATACTAAAAAAACGAAACGGAGAAATTCTTACCAAAGATGAAATTGAATATATGATAATGGGATATGTGGATGGAAATATACCTGATTACCAAATGGCTGCTTTTTTGATGGCAATATTTTTTAAACACTTAAACAATGAAGAAAGAGCAAATTTAACAGAAATCATGGCAAAATCAGGTGATATGCTTAATTTATCAAAAATTGAAGGAAAAAAAGTAGATAAACACTCTACTGGTGGTGTTGGAGACAAAACAACACTAGTGGTTGCTCCAATTGTTGCTTCACTAGGTATACCTGTCGCAAAAATGTCAGGAAGGGCATTAGGACATACCGGTGGTACCATAGATAAATTAGAATCAATTCCAGGATTTAGGACATCACTTACTTTAGACGAATTTTTTAAGAACGTAAATAAATATAAAATTGCTGTGGTAGGTCAAACGGCAAACCTTGCACCTGCTGACAAAAAAATATACGCTTTGAGAGATGCAACCGCAACTGTTGACGAGGTATCTTTAATAGCTTCAAGTATAATGAGTAAAAAATTAGCTGGAGGTGCTGATGCTTTTGTATTGGATGTAAAGGTAGGTTCTGGTGCTTTCATGAAAGATATTGATTCCGCTAAAGAACTTGCAACTGCAATGGTTGAAATCGCAAAAAGTCACAAAAAAGAAGCTGTAGCAGTTTTGACTAACATGGATGAACCTCTTGGAACTTTTGCGGGAAATTCACTGGAAGTCCTTGAGGCAATTAACACATTAAAAGGAAATGGAGACAAAAAATTTGTTGAACTTTGCTTAACCCTTTCTGCTTGGATGTGCTATCTTGCTGGTAAAGATTCATATGAAAAATGTCATAAACTTGCGTATGATTCACTTAAGCATGGAAATGCTTTAGAAAAATTTAAAGAATTTGTTATCGCGCAAGGTGGAGATAAAAATGTAATAGAAAATCCAGAAAAAGTATTACCTATTTCAAACAAATATATAGAATTCAAAGCAAAAAATGATGGATACATATCAAAAATAAATACTGAAAAAGTTGGTATTGCTTGTAACTATCTTGGAGCCGGTCGTAAGAAAAAAGAAGATAATATTGATCATTCAGTTGGATTAGAATTTTTCAAAAAAATAGGTGACAAAGTTTCTAAAGGAGAAACGATTGTCAAGTTATATATTTCTGAAAATAGTGCTGCTGAAATAGCACTTGAGTTACTTGACGAAGCATATATAATAAGTGATGAAGAAACAAAAAAATTAAATATTATCCTTGACATTGTAAAGTGA
- a CDS encoding GGDEF domain-containing protein codes for MNRYLGDDNMSKIGDIILKANNELKEKALFPLFSIFVVDIVGTIEKREFLEKLCKSIFNILHSVVGVIVLENEKIVYKYGNFDSEFIDFSLDKIMIKIYHKEISNFEENLLKYILAIAEIHYDNVKKFEIMKENAFFDELTGALTRKAGFEMLSKKFHELKRENKIGTLIFIDLDGLKKVNDLHGHLEGDKLLKEFVYVSKEFIRKGDFVVRLGGDEFVIFVNSEHGDAIVSRIKNHTRANFSWGSVNIPAGFKDIVEAIEKADKKMYKQKILKKYKKQ; via the coding sequence TTGAACAGGTATCTTGGAGATGATAATATGAGTAAAATAGGTGATATCATATTAAAAGCAAACAATGAATTAAAAGAAAAAGCCTTATTTCCACTATTTTCTATATTTGTGGTTGATATAGTAGGAACAATTGAAAAAAGGGAATTTTTGGAAAAACTTTGTAAAAGTATTTTTAATATACTCCATTCTGTAGTTGGAGTTATTGTTTTGGAGAATGAGAAAATAGTTTATAAGTATGGCAATTTTGATAGTGAATTCATTGATTTTAGTTTAGATAAAATAATGATAAAGATTTATCACAAGGAGATAAGCAATTTTGAGGAAAATTTATTAAAATATATATTAGCTATTGCGGAAATTCATTATGACAATGTAAAGAAATTTGAAATTATGAAAGAAAATGCGTTTTTTGATGAACTTACAGGTGCATTAACAAGAAAAGCTGGGTTTGAAATGCTTTCAAAAAAGTTTCACGAGCTTAAGAGGGAAAATAAAATTGGTACACTGATATTTATTGATTTAGATGGATTAAAAAAAGTTAATGATTTGCATGGTCACTTAGAAGGAGATAAATTATTAAAGGAATTTGTGTATGTTTCAAAAGAGTTTATTAGAAAAGGTGATTTTGTAGTAAGGTTAGGCGGTGATGAATTTGTTATATTCGTTAATAGTGAACATGGAGATGCTATTGTAAGTAGAATAAAGAATCATACTAGAGCAAACTTTTCATGGGGAAGTGTAAACATTCCAGCCGGATTTAAAGATATTGTTGAAGCTATTGAAAAAGCTGATAAGAAAATGTACAAACAAAAGATTTTAAAAAAATATAAAAAACAATAA
- a CDS encoding phosphodiester glycosidase family protein, with translation MKKKIVLLILIFSFFVFSNTLIFNNKAFYINSNWANEEILKQLGFRFVKNDKIFMVFNNDLFIGKDGDFTLNFEKTFNNAYKIDDSVLYINLDFLKNYLKLKIFEKDKEKIYYDKLPELKSINLEENNLSLYFSSEISKELLNLEIDNRDLIITIEPILGDPLIIGNINFQKAKNKILIFMLNNKLKPVPIISYQKNIVKITLNFTEEEKRIIKNGLIWERKVEKFNNEKYLINYLKIDPKKVEIIPVISSKGIGTREDLREILKANNCIAGINANYFDPSTNLPIDLIIKDGKILSDKYSLRPTFIITYTNEVFIKRINLEINIYLGDLLFLVKGVNTIAKGEVLLYTDEFSLKIPKDEEKVYYQIKDNKIISIGYIENAPEGAMVLSISKKYEKYLSNVTPGTKIDLVLNSDFPFPIKHAIGAGPLLIENGKKLIDSSEEKLRYSNGLALSKTTRTIIAITKEGRVDFIVIEGYNNTGGMNYDIATDFLISKGYFYAMMLDGGGSGAMVIQNEVVNQDGQIQRGIPVGLGIK, from the coding sequence TTGAAAAAAAAGATAGTTCTTTTAATTTTAATTTTTTCGTTCTTTGTTTTTTCTAATACACTTATATTTAATAACAAAGCTTTTTATATAAATTCAAATTGGGCAAATGAAGAAATTTTAAAACAACTAGGTTTTCGTTTCGTAAAAAACGATAAGATTTTTATGGTTTTTAACAATGACTTATTTATTGGCAAAGACGGTGATTTTACATTAAATTTTGAAAAAACATTCAATAATGCTTACAAAATTGATGATTCTGTTTTGTATATAAACTTAGATTTTCTGAAAAACTATCTAAAACTTAAAATTTTTGAAAAAGACAAAGAAAAAATATACTATGATAAATTACCAGAATTGAAAAGTATTAATTTAGAAGAAAATAATTTGTCTTTATACTTTTCAAGTGAAATTTCAAAAGAATTACTTAATTTAGAAATAGATAATAGGGATCTAATTATAACAATTGAACCTATACTAGGTGATCCACTTATCATTGGAAATATTAATTTTCAAAAAGCAAAAAATAAGATCTTAATTTTCATGCTAAATAACAAGCTTAAACCCGTTCCAATAATTTCGTACCAAAAAAACATTGTAAAAATTACTTTGAATTTTACTGAAGAAGAAAAAAGAATAATTAAGAATGGATTAATCTGGGAAAGAAAAGTTGAAAAATTTAATAATGAAAAATATTTGATAAATTACTTAAAAATCGATCCAAAAAAAGTCGAAATAATCCCTGTAATATCTTCAAAAGGCATAGGAACTAGAGAAGATTTACGGGAAATTTTAAAAGCAAACAATTGTATTGCTGGAATAAATGCTAATTATTTTGATCCATCAACTAATCTTCCTATTGACCTAATTATCAAAGATGGAAAAATATTATCGGATAAATATAGTTTAAGACCTACATTTATAATAACTTATACTAATGAAGTATTTATCAAAAGGATAAATCTAGAAATTAATATATACCTTGGTGATTTACTCTTTTTAGTCAAAGGTGTAAACACAATAGCAAAAGGTGAAGTATTGTTGTATACAGATGAATTTTCTCTAAAGATTCCCAAAGATGAAGAAAAAGTATATTATCAAATAAAAGATAATAAGATAATATCAATTGGATATATAGAAAATGCACCAGAAGGTGCTATGGTTCTATCAATTTCCAAAAAATACGAAAAGTATTTAAGCAATGTAACACCGGGAACAAAAATTGACTTGGTATTAAATTCTGATTTTCCATTTCCAATTAAACATGCAATTGGAGCTGGTCCATTATTAATTGAAAATGGTAAAAAGTTAATAGATAGTTCAGAGGAAAAGTTAAGATATAGTAATGGACTTGCACTTTCAAAAACAACTAGAACAATAATCGCCATAACCAAAGAGGGAAGAGTTGATTTTATAGTTATAGAAGGATATAATAACACTGGTGGAATGAACTATGATATAGCAACTGATTTTCTGATCTCAAAGGGATATTTTTATGCAATGATGTTAGATGGCGGTGGCTCAGGTGCAATGGTAATACAAAACGAAGTTGTTAATCAAGATGGACAAATACAAAGGGGAATACCAGTAGGGTTAGGAATAAAATAA